The DNA segment AGCCCGTCTCCTCCGGCACCGGAAGGAAGCGGGGGAAGAGGGACGGCTGGTCCACCAGGGGCGCGTACCCGATCACGGTGCCGTCCGGCAGCGCGGTCAGCGCGGACTTCAGGTGCAGCACCTGGGCCACCGGCACCGCGACCACCCGCGCCCCGAGCGGTTCGAAGGCCGCCCTGAGCTGCTGGACCCCCGCGGCGTTGGTGCGCCCGCCCCGGCCCACGTAGATGGTGTCGCCGATCTTCAGGACGTCGCCGCCGTCCAGCGTGCCCGGCTCCCACACCCAGTTGACCGAGGCACCGAGCCGGGCCACGGCCTGCTCCACGCCGACGGTCTCGGCGCGGCGGGCGCGCGCGCCGGGGCGGGTGATCAGGGCGACGTTGCGGAACAGCACCACCGTGTCCTCGATGAAGACCGAGTCGGGGCACTCCTCCGCCCGCTCGACCTCCACGGTTTCCCACCCGTGCGCACGTAGCGTGGCCGCGTACGTCTCCCACTGATGGAGCGCGAGGCGCACGTCCACGGGGGAGCGTTCCTTGCGCGTGAGGATGCCCTCGGCGAGGCGAGGGCCCGGGCGACGGATCAA comes from the Streptomyces sp. TS71-3 genome and includes:
- the ddaH gene encoding dimethylargininase, whose translation is MPSQKVLIRRPGPRLAEGILTRKERSPVDVRLALHQWETYAATLRAHGWETVEVERAEECPDSVFIEDTVVLFRNVALITRPGARARRAETVGVEQAVARLGASVNWVWEPGTLDGGDVLKIGDTIYVGRGGRTNAAGVQQLRAAFEPLGARVVAVPVAQVLHLKSALTALPDGTVIGYAPLVDQPSLFPRFLPVPEETGSAVVLLGGNKLLMAASAPKTAELLAELGHEPVIVDISEFEKLEGGVTCLSVRMRELYA